One Natrinema marinum genomic window carries:
- the leuS gene encoding leucine--tRNA ligase encodes MSDAGYDHAAVERRWQEAWDESNVYRTPDGVDDPTYVLGMYPYPSGKLHMGHVRNYTITDAYARYRRMRGDEVLHPMGWDAFGLPAENAAKERDTNPRDWTFDCIETMKGQMEAMGFGYDWEREVTTCTPEYYQWNQWLFERFYEEGLVERRDAEVNWCPTCETVLADEQVEGEAELCWRCDTPVEQRELDQWFLQITEYADELLEAIDDLEGWPNSVRQMQRNWIGRQYGSEVDFQIEGHGPVTAFTTRLDTIYGATFFALAPDHPISEELAREDDAVHEFVHHEADPEGDEPNGVETGLTATNPATGEEIPVYVADFVLSDVGTGALMAVPGHDERDHAFAKKHDIDIRPVIAPEPEGDAKPTAPDVDEAAFTEDGVLIDSGEYSGLDSETARERLTEDIESAEEATQYQLRDWGISRQRYWGTPIPVVHCSDCGPVTVPEEDLPVELPEFINTTGNPLDAAEEWKETTCPECGAPAERETDTMDTFVDSSWYFLRYVSPDLEDAPFDRERANDWMPVDQYVGGIEHAVMHLLYSRFFTKVLADHEGLEHREPFTNLLAQGMVQLEGEKMSKSKGNVVSPQRIVEEYGADTARLFMMQAAQPERDFDWSEEGVKSTYAFLTRLKEMVATYAAERPAGDDDAIASYVDAEIDATIAIASEEYDALTFNKALRETQDLTRTLRQYVDYTEPHAETYERGLSTVVRLLAPVAPHLAEELFDDLGGEGFAAEADWPTAEIDRDRVAKRRRLVENTREDIRDIVDVAGIEDPTAIDVVVAPDWKYDALEIAIESDADNLIGELMQQDHIREQGDAAASYGQDLQAEREALSMTLESDEEYAALESAAWLIEREFEAPVRVVRAEEADADVLANAEPGRPAIEIDD; translated from the coding sequence ATGAGTGACGCGGGATACGACCACGCGGCGGTCGAACGGCGCTGGCAGGAGGCGTGGGACGAGTCGAACGTCTACCGGACGCCCGACGGCGTCGACGATCCGACGTACGTCCTCGGGATGTACCCGTACCCGTCGGGCAAGCTCCACATGGGCCACGTCAGAAACTACACGATCACGGACGCGTACGCCCGCTACCGACGGATGCGAGGCGACGAGGTCCTCCATCCGATGGGGTGGGACGCGTTCGGCCTCCCCGCCGAGAACGCCGCCAAAGAACGCGATACGAACCCGCGGGACTGGACCTTCGACTGCATCGAGACGATGAAAGGCCAGATGGAGGCGATGGGCTTTGGCTACGACTGGGAGCGGGAGGTCACCACCTGCACGCCCGAGTACTACCAGTGGAACCAGTGGCTCTTCGAGCGCTTCTACGAAGAAGGCCTCGTTGAGCGCCGCGACGCCGAGGTCAACTGGTGTCCCACCTGCGAGACCGTACTAGCCGACGAACAAGTCGAGGGCGAGGCCGAACTCTGCTGGCGCTGTGATACGCCCGTCGAACAGCGCGAACTCGACCAGTGGTTCCTGCAGATCACCGAGTACGCCGACGAACTGCTCGAGGCCATCGACGACCTCGAGGGGTGGCCCAACTCGGTCCGGCAGATGCAGCGCAACTGGATCGGCCGGCAGTACGGCAGCGAGGTCGATTTCCAGATCGAGGGACACGGCCCGGTCACGGCGTTCACGACCCGCCTCGACACCATCTACGGGGCGACCTTCTTCGCGCTCGCGCCGGACCACCCGATCAGCGAGGAACTGGCCCGGGAAGACGACGCCGTCCACGAGTTCGTCCACCACGAGGCCGATCCGGAGGGCGACGAGCCAAACGGCGTCGAGACGGGCCTGACCGCGACCAATCCCGCTACCGGCGAGGAGATCCCCGTCTACGTCGCCGACTTCGTCCTCTCAGACGTCGGAACGGGCGCGCTGATGGCCGTCCCCGGACACGACGAGCGCGACCACGCGTTCGCGAAAAAGCACGACATCGACATCCGACCGGTCATCGCCCCCGAACCCGAAGGCGACGCGAAGCCGACGGCCCCGGACGTGGACGAGGCGGCGTTCACCGAGGACGGCGTCCTGATCGACTCCGGGGAATACAGCGGCCTCGACAGCGAGACCGCCCGCGAGCGACTCACCGAGGATATCGAGAGCGCCGAAGAGGCCACGCAGTACCAGCTTCGCGACTGGGGAATCTCCCGGCAGCGCTACTGGGGGACGCCGATCCCGGTCGTCCACTGTTCGGACTGTGGCCCCGTGACGGTCCCCGAAGAGGACCTGCCCGTCGAACTCCCCGAGTTCATCAACACGACCGGCAACCCGCTTGACGCCGCCGAGGAGTGGAAGGAGACGACGTGTCCCGAGTGCGGGGCCCCCGCCGAACGGGAGACCGACACGATGGACACCTTCGTCGACTCCTCGTGGTACTTCCTGCGGTACGTCTCGCCGGACCTCGAGGACGCGCCCTTCGACCGCGAGCGGGCCAACGACTGGATGCCCGTCGACCAGTACGTCGGCGGCATCGAACACGCCGTGATGCACCTGCTCTACTCGCGCTTTTTCACGAAGGTGCTGGCCGACCACGAGGGACTCGAGCACCGCGAGCCCTTTACGAACCTGCTCGCCCAGGGGATGGTCCAACTCGAGGGCGAGAAGATGTCCAAGTCCAAGGGCAACGTCGTCTCGCCCCAGCGGATCGTCGAGGAGTACGGCGCGGACACGGCGCGGCTGTTCATGATGCAGGCGGCCCAGCCCGAACGCGACTTCGACTGGAGCGAGGAGGGCGTCAAGTCGACGTACGCCTTCCTGACGCGGCTCAAAGAGATGGTCGCGACGTACGCCGCCGAGCGGCCGGCCGGCGACGACGACGCGATCGCGAGCTACGTCGACGCGGAGATCGACGCGACGATCGCCATCGCCAGCGAGGAGTACGACGCCCTGACGTTCAACAAGGCGCTGCGAGAGACCCAAGACCTGACGCGGACGCTGCGCCAGTACGTCGACTACACCGAGCCCCACGCCGAGACCTACGAACGCGGACTGTCGACCGTCGTCCGCCTGCTCGCGCCGGTTGCGCCGCATCTGGCCGAGGAACTGTTCGACGACTTGGGCGGCGAGGGCTTCGCCGCCGAGGCCGACTGGCCGACCGCCGAGATCGACCGTGACCGGGTCGCCAAGCGCCGCCGGCTGGTCGAGAACACGCGCGAAGACATCCGCGACATCGTCGACGTCGCGGGGATCGAGGATCCGACGGCGATCGACGTCGTCGTCGCCCCCGACTGGAAGTACGACGCCTTGGAGATCGCGATCGAAAGCGACGCGGACAACCTGATCGGCGAACTGATGCAACAGGACCACATCCGCGAGCAGGGTGACGCCGCGGCCAGTTATGGGCAGGATCTGCAAGCCGAGCGAGAGGCGCTCTCGATGACGCTCGAGTCCGACGAGGAGTACGCGGCGCTCGAGTCGGCGGCGTGGCTGATCGAACGCGAGTTCGAGGCCCCGGTTCGCGTCGTCCGCGCCGAGGAGGCCGACGCGGACGTGCTCGCGAACGCCGAACCCGGCCGACCGGCCATCGAAATCGACGACTGA
- a CDS encoding SDR family NAD(P)-dependent oxidoreductase, whose amino-acid sequence MVADSTVFVTGASQGLGREIAVAFANEGANVALAARSDGIYETAEEIDAPGRTLTVETDVTDPDSVADAIDETVATFGGLDCLVNNAGIAGPTAPLEGTTDDEWLETLDVNVVGVARVTREAAPHLRESERGSVVNISSIGGKRPYANRTPYAASKMGLIGVTRAMAAEFGDDGVTVNAICPGPVEGERIRNVFERQAEEAGVPAEAVEGEVVDRLMIDDLVPPEEVAELAVHLASADSRHITGQDINVSSGGAWY is encoded by the coding sequence ATGGTAGCAGATTCCACCGTCTTCGTCACGGGCGCGAGCCAGGGACTGGGCCGCGAAATCGCCGTCGCGTTCGCGAACGAGGGCGCGAACGTCGCGCTCGCGGCCCGCAGCGACGGCATCTACGAGACCGCCGAGGAAATCGACGCACCGGGTCGGACGCTCACTGTCGAGACCGACGTGACAGACCCCGACTCGGTTGCCGACGCGATCGACGAAACGGTCGCGACCTTCGGCGGTCTGGACTGTCTCGTAAACAATGCGGGAATCGCCGGCCCCACCGCGCCCCTCGAGGGGACGACCGATGACGAGTGGCTCGAGACCTTAGACGTCAACGTCGTCGGCGTCGCTCGCGTCACCCGCGAGGCGGCTCCCCATCTCCGCGAGTCCGAACGGGGGAGCGTCGTCAACATCTCCTCGATCGGCGGCAAACGCCCCTACGCCAACCGGACGCCCTACGCCGCCTCGAAGATGGGGCTGATCGGCGTGACCCGCGCGATGGCCGCGGAGTTCGGCGACGACGGCGTCACCGTCAACGCGATCTGTCCCGGCCCGGTCGAGGGCGAGCGGATCCGGAACGTCTTCGAACGCCAGGCCGAGGAGGCGGGTGTTCCCGCCGAAGCGGTCGAGGGGGAAGTCGTCGATCGCCTCATGATCGACGACCTGGTCCCGCCCGAGGAGGTCGCCGAACTGGCCGTCCACCTCGCGAGCGCGGACTCGAGACACATTACGGGGCAGGATATCAACGTCTCGTCCGGCGGCGCGTGGTACTAA
- a CDS encoding Hsp20/alpha crystallin family protein: MRRNPFDEIEELLDRVSRQVEEGMSAGGLQVPGTVPIDVADTGEEYVVTADLPGYETDDIDLTLSEGSLRFEANRTDEAQHADGRYLRRERTKTSASRRVRLPEPVDEEAVAAGFENGVLTVQLPKESGGEETRHIDIE; the protein is encoded by the coding sequence ATGCGACGCAATCCGTTCGACGAGATCGAGGAGCTGTTAGACCGCGTGAGCCGACAGGTCGAGGAGGGGATGAGCGCCGGCGGCCTTCAGGTACCCGGTACCGTCCCGATCGACGTCGCCGACACCGGCGAGGAGTACGTCGTCACCGCCGACCTGCCGGGCTACGAGACAGACGACATCGACCTGACGCTCTCGGAGGGGTCGCTACGCTTCGAGGCCAACCGGACGGACGAAGCCCAACACGCCGATGGCCGATACCTCCGTCGCGAGCGGACGAAAACGTCCGCGAGCCGACGGGTCCGCCTGCCCGAACCGGTCGACGAGGAGGCTGTCGCCGCGGGTTTCGAAAACGGCGTGCTAACGGTCCAGCTGCCGAAAGAGTCGGGCGGCGAAGAGACGCGCCACATCGATATCGAATAG
- a CDS encoding peroxiredoxin: MSLNAGDDAPTVAASNQDGEEVTLEFEEPTVLYFYPKDDTPGCTVEANQFQRERETYRDAGVDVYGVSTDGVDSHRSFCESEGLEFDLLADPDAAIADAFGVELRDGKTARTTFLLADGEVQAVYEGVDPDGHAREVLFDALDDGLVTLPE; this comes from the coding sequence ATGTCACTCAACGCCGGCGACGACGCGCCGACCGTGGCCGCATCGAACCAGGACGGCGAGGAGGTCACCCTCGAGTTCGAGGAGCCGACCGTCCTCTACTTCTATCCGAAAGACGACACCCCCGGCTGTACCGTCGAGGCCAACCAGTTCCAGCGCGAGCGCGAGACCTATCGGGACGCCGGCGTCGACGTCTACGGCGTTTCGACCGACGGCGTCGACTCCCACCGGTCCTTTTGCGAGTCGGAAGGCCTCGAGTTCGACCTGCTCGCGGATCCCGACGCGGCGATCGCCGACGCCTTCGGCGTCGAATTGCGGGACGGCAAGACCGCACGCACAACGTTCCTGCTGGCCGACGGCGAGGTGCAGGCGGTCTACGAGGGCGTCGACCCCGACGGCCACGCGCGCGAGGTCCTGTTCGACGCCCTCGACGACGGACTGGTGACCCTCCCCGAGTAG
- the pheA gene encoding prephenate dehydratase: MAAVTLGPEGTYSHRATSAIADDGEIDFRQSVTAIVDAVASGEYDRGVIPIENSIEGSVTESLDALADYEVAVVREVVTPIRHALLAQGPEFDTVASHSQALAQCRTFLEREYADATLEAVASTAQGVEFAQEDPSVAGIGHPALGDESDLEVLAEDIQDQDSNATRFFAIAPADERSTGGGKTSLVVYPNSNYPGLLLELLEPFADRDINLTRVESRPSGQRLGDYVFHVDFEAGLYESRTQEAIEELEELAENGWVRRLGSYDIEHVVS, from the coding sequence ATGGCTGCAGTCACGCTCGGTCCCGAAGGTACCTACTCACACAGAGCGACGAGTGCCATCGCCGACGACGGCGAGATCGACTTCCGACAGTCGGTCACGGCGATCGTCGACGCCGTCGCGAGCGGCGAGTACGACCGGGGCGTCATCCCCATCGAGAACAGCATCGAGGGCAGCGTCACGGAGAGTCTCGACGCGCTCGCCGACTACGAGGTCGCGGTCGTCCGCGAGGTCGTCACCCCGATCAGACACGCCTTGCTCGCTCAGGGGCCGGAGTTCGATACCGTCGCCAGCCACTCCCAGGCGCTGGCCCAGTGTCGCACCTTCCTCGAGCGCGAGTACGCCGACGCGACCCTGGAAGCGGTCGCGAGCACCGCCCAGGGCGTCGAGTTCGCACAGGAGGACCCGTCGGTCGCGGGCATCGGACACCCCGCGCTGGGCGACGAGAGCGACCTCGAGGTGCTGGCCGAGGACATTCAGGACCAGGACTCGAACGCGACACGCTTTTTCGCGATCGCACCCGCCGACGAACGCTCGACGGGCGGCGGTAAGACCTCGCTCGTGGTCTACCCGAACTCGAACTACCCCGGACTCTTGCTCGAGTTGCTCGAGCCCTTCGCGGACCGCGATATCAACCTGACCCGCGTCGAATCGCGGCCGAGCGGCCAGCGGCTGGGTGATTACGTCTTCCACGTCGACTTCGAGGCCGGCCTCTACGAGTCGCGAACGCAGGAAGCGATCGAAGAACTCGAGGAACTCGCGGAGAACGGCTGGGTCCGGCGGCTGGGATCGTACGACATCGAACACGTCGTCAGCTAA
- a CDS encoding MFS transporter: MTKYRTLVLATIGFNFSFLIWFSFAPFTGPMADEFGLSLAEIGILASAAIWLAPFGRILTGWLSDRWGAPTVFAIVLAYVGVFSMASAFAQSYTVFFIERLIVATAGITFVIGIQHVSEWFDEEELGTAEGIYAGVGNAGAAGGALILPRVFGENWSGPLFETNWRAAFFYTGVVSILLAIVYYSIGEAAKSDERRQATAESATFKQWIHTATRYGTVVLALAYVMSFGLELSMNGWLATYYREGFNTDNLVLASTFAATFSVAAGLLRPIGGYMSDRLARNETDILPFFTGRYREQWTFVTLCLIVLAMIGMSLAGLTGEVLLAVGAGFIVGMSCAFAEGAIFAQVPAMFPNSSGSVAGVVGGVGTVGGIVYPLVYAAPLMPTLHTGYSVVAATMIPILLLCAWVFQPHVASRATEDGFLASSESGAGLPTDD, from the coding sequence ATGACCAAGTACCGGACGCTGGTGCTGGCGACGATCGGGTTCAACTTCTCGTTCCTGATCTGGTTCTCATTCGCCCCGTTTACCGGGCCGATGGCCGACGAATTCGGCCTCTCGCTCGCGGAGATCGGGATCCTCGCGAGTGCGGCGATCTGGCTCGCGCCGTTCGGTCGTATTCTGACCGGCTGGCTCTCCGACCGCTGGGGTGCGCCGACGGTGTTCGCTATCGTGCTGGCGTACGTCGGCGTCTTCTCGATGGCGTCGGCGTTCGCCCAGTCCTACACCGTCTTCTTCATCGAGCGGCTGATCGTCGCGACGGCAGGGATCACCTTCGTCATCGGCATCCAGCACGTCTCCGAGTGGTTCGACGAAGAGGAGCTGGGCACCGCCGAGGGGATCTACGCCGGCGTCGGCAACGCCGGTGCTGCGGGCGGTGCGCTGATCCTCCCGCGTGTATTCGGCGAAAACTGGAGTGGACCGCTCTTCGAGACGAACTGGCGAGCGGCGTTTTTCTACACCGGCGTCGTCTCGATCCTGCTCGCGATCGTCTACTACTCGATCGGGGAGGCCGCAAAGTCCGATGAGCGCCGACAGGCGACCGCCGAGAGCGCGACGTTCAAGCAGTGGATCCACACCGCCACGCGCTACGGGACCGTCGTCCTCGCGCTGGCGTACGTGATGAGCTTCGGTCTCGAGCTCTCGATGAACGGCTGGCTGGCGACCTACTACCGCGAAGGGTTCAACACGGACAACCTCGTGCTGGCGAGTACGTTCGCCGCCACGTTCTCGGTCGCGGCCGGTCTGTTGCGCCCGATCGGCGGCTACATGAGCGACCGGCTTGCCCGCAACGAGACGGACATCCTCCCGTTCTTTACGGGGCGATACCGCGAGCAGTGGACGTTCGTGACGCTGTGTCTCATCGTCCTCGCGATGATCGGGATGAGTCTCGCAGGGCTGACCGGCGAAGTGCTGCTGGCCGTCGGAGCCGGCTTCATCGTCGGGATGAGCTGTGCGTTCGCCGAGGGAGCGATCTTCGCTCAGGTGCCCGCGATGTTCCCCAACAGTTCGGGGAGCGTCGCCGGCGTCGTCGGCGGCGTCGGCACCGTCGGCGGGATCGTCTACCCGCTCGTCTACGCCGCACCGCTGATGCCGACGCTCCACACCGGCTACTCCGTCGTCGCCGCGACGATGATCCCCATCCTGTTGCTCTGTGCGTGGGTCTTCCAACCCCACGTCGCCTCCCGAGCGACCGAAGACGGCTTCCTCGCCTCGAGCGAGTCCGGAGCCGGACTACCGACCGACGACTGA
- a CDS encoding non-histone chromosomal MC1 family protein: MVREDGKRNFALRESGGDESSVFSGNTPRQAALKAARRLEPGSSEESAERVELKLREKGTDKVHIYDGWAWEETAPSDKPDWMPDEITEANVSKKGIEHLDE, from the coding sequence ATGGTACGCGAAGACGGTAAACGAAACTTTGCGCTGCGTGAATCGGGCGGCGACGAATCGAGCGTCTTCTCGGGCAACACGCCCCGACAGGCGGCGCTCAAAGCGGCCAGGCGGCTCGAGCCCGGTTCGAGCGAGGAGTCGGCCGAGCGCGTCGAACTGAAACTGCGAGAGAAAGGGACGGACAAGGTCCACATCTACGACGGCTGGGCATGGGAGGAGACCGCGCCGAGCGACAAGCCGGACTGGATGCCCGACGAAATCACGGAAGCGAACGTCTCGAAGAAGGGAATCGAACATCTGGACGAGTAA
- the pheT gene encoding phenylalanine--tRNA ligase subunit beta: MPTVDIDPDELRELTGHDEKGDEDLKEDLFGLGLEFEGRTEEGTFELEFAPDRLDRLSVEGIARSLRYQYGDARGIHVPSPNSPDWTIAVDESVPDERPYVTGAVIRDVKLDEDGLDSLIQLQEKLHATMGRKRAKGAIGIHDLTMLKGSPATEGNPTIEYVGVEPDGDRFVPLDSDAEMTPAEVLENHQTGQTYADLVSEYERYPAIYDDIGLFSFPPVINGRRTEVSTDSRDLFVEMTGTDQWTIDKMLNIVCYALAARGATIEEVTVEYPDRELVRPDLSTKTKTVAHDRIETILGIGLDPEDVIDLAERSGLEAERDETEDGDLVYEVTIPPYRVDVLHPLDIIDDLGRAYGFNDLEPRYPDVGTVGGRHERSRLERAVREGLVGLGFEDLLNFHMISEEENYDRLDISPGEDAYGAGEPPTIKGPYSEDFTMLRTWVMPSLLMVLERNTHRAYPQNLAEIGFAAEIDDSENTGVAEGRRVGAVLAHHDTGYEDAKARLQALARNFDADLETPPTDHPTFISGRTAAVVIDGEEAGVIGEVHPKVLVEHDLEVPVSAFEFDLEALR, encoded by the coding sequence ATGCCCACGGTCGACATCGACCCCGACGAACTGCGCGAACTGACCGGCCACGACGAGAAAGGCGACGAGGACCTCAAGGAGGACCTGTTCGGCCTCGGCCTCGAGTTCGAGGGCCGCACCGAGGAGGGCACGTTCGAACTCGAGTTCGCGCCCGACCGGCTCGACCGACTCTCCGTGGAGGGGATCGCCCGCTCGCTGCGCTACCAGTACGGCGACGCGCGGGGGATCCACGTCCCCTCGCCGAACTCGCCCGACTGGACCATCGCAGTCGACGAATCGGTTCCCGACGAACGACCCTACGTCACGGGCGCGGTGATCCGCGACGTGAAACTGGACGAGGACGGGCTGGACTCGCTCATCCAACTGCAGGAGAAACTCCACGCGACGATGGGGCGCAAGCGCGCGAAGGGCGCGATCGGGATCCACGACCTGACGATGCTCAAAGGGAGTCCCGCCACCGAGGGGAACCCGACGATCGAGTACGTCGGTGTCGAACCTGACGGGGACCGGTTCGTTCCCCTCGATTCGGACGCCGAGATGACGCCCGCGGAGGTGCTCGAGAACCACCAGACGGGGCAGACCTACGCCGACTTGGTCAGCGAGTACGAGCGGTATCCGGCGATCTACGACGATATCGGGCTGTTCTCGTTCCCGCCGGTCATCAACGGCCGCCGGACCGAAGTCTCGACGGACTCGAGAGACCTGTTCGTCGAGATGACCGGCACCGACCAGTGGACGATCGACAAGATGCTGAACATCGTCTGCTACGCGCTCGCTGCGCGGGGAGCCACCATCGAGGAGGTGACGGTAGAGTATCCCGACCGCGAACTCGTCCGTCCAGACCTCTCGACGAAGACGAAGACGGTCGCCCACGACCGCATCGAGACCATCCTTGGCATCGGGCTCGACCCCGAGGACGTGATCGACCTCGCCGAGCGCTCGGGACTCGAAGCCGAGCGCGACGAAACCGAGGACGGGGATCTCGTCTACGAGGTGACGATCCCGCCGTACCGCGTCGACGTCCTCCACCCGCTCGATATCATCGACGACCTCGGGCGCGCCTACGGCTTCAACGACCTTGAGCCGCGCTACCCCGACGTGGGGACCGTCGGCGGCCGCCACGAGCGCTCCCGGCTCGAGCGAGCGGTCCGCGAGGGACTCGTCGGGCTGGGCTTCGAGGACCTGCTGAACTTCCACATGATCAGCGAGGAGGAGAACTACGACCGCCTCGATATCTCGCCGGGCGAGGACGCCTACGGCGCGGGCGAGCCGCCGACGATCAAAGGGCCCTACAGCGAGGACTTCACCATGCTCCGGACGTGGGTCATGCCCTCGCTGCTGATGGTCTTAGAGCGCAACACCCACCGCGCGTACCCACAGAACCTCGCCGAAATCGGCTTCGCCGCCGAGATCGACGACTCGGAGAACACCGGCGTCGCGGAGGGCCGGCGCGTCGGGGCCGTCCTCGCCCACCACGATACGGGCTACGAGGACGCCAAAGCGCGCCTCCAGGCGCTCGCGCGCAACTTCGACGCCGACCTCGAGACACCGCCGACCGACCATCCGACCTTTATTTCGGGTCGAACCGCCGCCGTGGTCATCGACGGCGAGGAAGCCGGCGTCATCGGCGAGGTCCACCCGAAGGTCCTCGTCGAACACGACCTCGAGGTGCCGGTCTCGGCCTTCGAGTTCGATCTCGAGGCGCTGCGCTGA
- a CDS encoding phenylalanine--tRNA ligase subunit alpha, with protein MQLSEQQVAVLEAANADEATPVDALAAATELPPETVTGAVFELEDEGLVAVSERVDETVALTDEGRDYVDEGLPEIRLYEAALEAGADDDPVSMGQVIGASGLEGGAVDIALSNYARKGYGVIDSGELTADPDADPDADAEAVALEDLADADDAPVDGVAVDGGTLEQLERRGLLDRRESTVREVTLTEAAVTELMAGIETAETVGQVTPELLTSGEWADVEFSEYNVEADAERFEGGKVHILRQTAERVKDVLVGMGFQEMEGPHVDADFWINDCLFMPQDHPARTHWDRFALENPTHIDDLPEDLVERVERAHKQGVGPDGEGYHSPWDEDFARALALRGHTTSLSTRYLSGEEIGDLEPPQRYFSVEKVYRNDTLDPTHLLEFFQIEGWVMAEDLSVRDLMGTFEEFYAQFGITDIEFKPHYNPYTEPSFELFGTHPTTGELVEIGNSGIFREEMLEPLGVDCDVMAWGLALERLLMLMYGFEDIRDIHGTLCDLELLRETEVTY; from the coding sequence ATGCAACTTTCCGAACAACAGGTCGCGGTCTTGGAGGCCGCGAACGCGGACGAGGCAACGCCCGTCGACGCCCTCGCCGCGGCGACCGAACTCCCCCCGGAAACTGTCACCGGGGCCGTCTTCGAACTCGAGGACGAGGGACTGGTCGCCGTCAGTGAGCGCGTCGACGAAACCGTCGCCCTGACCGACGAGGGGCGCGACTACGTCGACGAGGGACTACCCGAGATCCGGCTCTACGAGGCCGCTCTCGAGGCCGGTGCCGACGACGATCCCGTCTCGATGGGGCAGGTCATCGGCGCATCGGGGCTCGAGGGCGGCGCGGTCGACATCGCGCTCTCGAACTACGCCCGGAAGGGCTACGGCGTCATCGACAGCGGCGAACTCACCGCCGATCCCGACGCGGACCCCGACGCCGACGCGGAGGCAGTCGCTCTCGAGGACCTCGCCGACGCGGACGACGCGCCGGTCGATGGCGTCGCCGTGGACGGCGGGACCCTCGAGCAACTGGAACGGCGTGGCCTGCTCGACCGGCGCGAGTCGACGGTCCGCGAGGTGACGCTGACCGAGGCTGCCGTCACGGAGCTGATGGCGGGGATCGAGACCGCCGAGACGGTCGGCCAAGTGACGCCGGAGCTACTCACCAGCGGCGAGTGGGCGGACGTCGAGTTCTCGGAGTACAACGTCGAGGCCGACGCCGAGCGCTTCGAGGGCGGCAAGGTCCACATCCTGCGCCAGACCGCAGAACGGGTCAAAGACGTCCTCGTCGGGATGGGCTTTCAGGAGATGGAAGGCCCCCACGTCGACGCGGACTTCTGGATCAACGACTGCCTGTTCATGCCCCAGGACCACCCCGCTCGCACGCATTGGGACCGCTTCGCCCTCGAGAACCCCACGCACATCGACGACCTCCCGGAGGACCTCGTCGAGCGCGTCGAGCGCGCCCACAAGCAGGGCGTCGGCCCGGACGGCGAGGGGTATCACTCGCCGTGGGACGAAGACTTCGCGCGGGCGCTCGCGTTACGCGGGCACACCACCTCGCTGTCGACGCGATACCTCTCCGGCGAGGAGATCGGCGACCTCGAGCCACCACAGCGCTATTTCAGCGTCGAGAAGGTGTATCGGAACGATACGCTCGATCCGACCCACTTGCTCGAGTTCTTCCAGATCGAGGGCTGGGTGATGGCCGAGGACCTCTCGGTTCGGGACCTGATGGGCACCTTCGAGGAGTTCTACGCCCAGTTCGGCATCACGGACATCGAGTTCAAGCCCCACTACAATCCCTACACGGAGCCCAGTTTCGAGCTGTTCGGCACCCACCCGACGACCGGCGAACTCGTCGAGATCGGCAACTCGGGGATCTTCCGCGAGGAGATGCTCGAGCCCCTCGGAGTGGACTGTGACGTGATGGCCTGGGGACTCGCCTTAGAGCGCCTGCTCATGCTGATGTACGGCTTCGAGGACATCCGGGACATCCACGGGACGCTGTGTGACCTGGAACTGCTGCGCGAGACGGAGGTGACTTACTGA